A segment of the Ornithodoros turicata isolate Travis unplaced genomic scaffold, ASM3712646v1 ctg00001099.1, whole genome shotgun sequence genome:
AAACTGCTCTGCGAGCCATCTAAAACATTTGATACAGCACGGCAACCCCATGATAGCTAACCATTTCTTCATTCCTACACACAAACAGTCACAAAACGACAGTGACACATTTTATTTAGCAGATGCGTTCCCGATGCTGTCCTCCCCCTATATATTAAATGGAATTTTGAGACACATTAGGTGATCGTTTTCTGCAGAAACTAAACGAGCATGTCAGTGCCCCTAACTGCCATCTTCTCGTGCATCCCATCCTCAAGATAAGGACTATGTTCTCAGATGGCGGAGGCATACTTCTCTGAACGTGACTGCTGTGTGTGTCGGAGTATAGTTACTTCTGCAAGTTACATCCCAGATATGTAGCCTACTTCTGCTATCACATACTACTGCGAgtaaattgtaaaaaaaaaaagaagaaaaaagaaagagaacagGTTTGCAAGAAATTACTGCTAACGATTTTCTTGTTCTTGCACACAACGAGCCCCAGAATGACTATGACATATTCTTCTTAGCAGACGTGTCCTTGACCCGACAGTGCCTTCCTGGTAATCTTTAAATGGAATTTTGGGACATGTTAGATGAAACTCAACACACaaggtgtgtgcagaaaaaaagaGCAATAAGAGCACTTCCAAATATAAGGACGGCACGTTTTGACGGCCTCTGCAGAAGCAAAGGGTTTGTTGATGCTTCCAACAGCACtcttaaacatgaacttcacaacatggCAAGCTCACCATCACTCCTAGTGACACCGTTCTGCCCAGATTTGCTGATAATGGGGGGCacacgcctttttttttgtggcattatgtagttcataattgttacaaaaatggcgtacacccctTTTTTCCCCATCAAATCAAGGTAGAGAACTGTGGGGGGGTGGTATTCTTCTACACGAGTCGTGATCTGCTGTGATGGAATGTCCAAGAGGACAGGTGTTTGTGGtctcacgctaggatggtgccaGTAGAACTGGCCCGCAGGCAAAGCAgtgcacgtcttcatcgtcatcCACGGGGCGGCACATCACTCCCCTCAGATGCAAAGCAGCACAGAGCTAGAAGTTGAGGTCTGTGTCTGTATGTGATAAAGAGAAAGAAGGGAGGCACGTGGAAGAGAGACGGCCAGGCTTGCGTCTCATGCTGAACAGGCAGTAGCCGCGGAATAAATGGTGCGAACAAGCGTTGACCAGGCGGGTTCCAGGGGCAGGCCAAAGCTGAGTACAGGCACGTAGGCCTGATTCAGAGAGTAGGGCGACAGAACAGCGACCAGTTCATGACCGGTGAGCTCGTAGTGCTGTCGCCAAGGAAAGTACCAGGAAGAACCATCGCGGAGCACAAGGAGACCGGGAGAACTCGCCGTGGCCTCTGTGAGTCTCCTCGGTGGATCTTTGATCCCGGTGCCTCTTGACCGCAACTGGTTGAGCTGCCAGTATCTTGGAtagaagcctggtgggaaggcaagGCTTGCTTCTTGGGACTGTGCCATCGCCAGCAGCGTACGCAACCGGTATGGGAGCATGTTGCGCTGGAGGGTGCGAAGACTGCCATCACGAAGTGTGTGGCAACGTCAACCACAAGTTGTGTGAACCATGGTGTTGAGCAGGTGGGCATTGCAATGAAGTGCGCTGAGTGAAGCGCAGTGAATTGATATAATCTCCTAGCGGTTCCTTTAGAGAAGAATGCACCAGACCCTCAACGGTGGCCAACTTGTGCCAAATACGGTGTTCactgttcgggtcaccaaacaTAGTGGAGGTGTGTTCCTCTACACAGGTCCTGACGACAGTGATGGcttgtcccagcgggcagatggactgTGCCAGTGGGACTGGCTGGCAGGCACACTGGTGCGCAGCAGCAGAGACACATCTTCGAAGTCTTttgggaagatggttggctaggagaccGCTATGCAACGAAGCTctgtttttttagagtgtgccaTCTTCTCATCTGAACGTCATCCTCAACGCATTCTCTACCCATGATATCCCCTACCCGATATTCCCtacgttctctgctggcagaaGCATACATTCCGTGACAAACGCCTATGATGTCTCGCAGTATAGctatagttacttttttttttttttttactttcgtgttagcgccgcgaagcacctgcggctatgagcagcgtacagatgaggacagatggagagaggactgaaggaaggagtgggggacggggggatTAGTaagcatcctgggccgacttcacagggagctgtgccgacgttcgtctggaaagtcttcgcaaaacccagggaaaacctcagacagtagagatggtggtagggttcgaacccaccacatTCCAGTCTTCTGCACGAGCAAGACACCTTAACCCACTTGGCCATGCCGATGGTAGCTATAGTTACTGTACCACAAATGTAACTTCTTATCTAGTTACTACCGAAGGCTGGGACGAAGGGCCAAATGGTCCACAACACACTGTTTTCATTTGCGATGTTCTCACCTTCATCCGTATCCATACATGTGTATCAGTTCCCTCCTACCCATTGGTGAAGACTTTGTGAGAAGGCACACAGAAAGCAGTGAGAGATTTCCAGCAGCATCGGGAAGTGTGAATGCAGGGAAATATCTCACCTAAACAGTTACCTGTTACGTGTTCCTCACTGTTTGCTAGGTTTCCCTGCAAGGAAGAGGGGCTTGTTTCCGGAGGCTCTTCTTTAACTTGGATCGAAGGGCTCGCAGTAATCCTTTCTATGGACAGAGAGAAAGCGTTATTTATTTTCCGTCGTAATGTGTTGTCAATTTCATATATCTTACCTCGACTATCGTCTGTTGTAGCTTTATTTTCGTGAGAATTTCCAGGTAAGGCACGACAGGTGATGTTGTAGGGCTCAGTCTTGACACAGATGGAGCCGGTGTCAGCCATTGCAACTTCTAAGATAGAAAGAAAAATCTTCACCTCGATATCCAAATTGTAAAGGTACCACAGTGCTGAAGATGGGCTATTGATATTGGTGGCATTTAGTTTACGAGTTTGTTGTTTGTAATGCCTCATGTAACAGGTTATAAATGCATGTCTTAGTTTGCTCACAAAAATTGTGGTAAAAAAGCTCAGGGTCATTTCTGGTGAGAAATTACCCCCATTACATCGAGCAACAGTGGCTTACACTCCCAACAAGGGAGGTTGCCTCCAGCTGCAGCTAGAGCCAAATAGGACCAGCTTCACAGCAAACATCATATTAGTAGAAATTATGGCACATGTTGAGAAaaccagacagcgtcgggatcACATGTCATGTGAGCGGGTTACTCGCTTTCCTGCACAGTGAGGAGGCAGAGGAGATCCACGAAATAACCCAGCTGCAGAGACATTAAGgtgccttaaaggagcatggaagtcacCCCCAaaatatttgtttttttttgctgcggcatcttctgcaacgaataaaatgagctcccgcGAAAAGAACGATAAGCACAGGTGACCTAAAGAGCATGCgctctttttttcgttttcgtctCTTTCCCTGCGACACTCTCAAGGAGAGCTAAGAGGGCACACCCCCAAACTTGTTACTCATAAGACCTAAAATTAGTTACCAGTGATAGAATTTCATGCGAGAAAAGGTTGAGCCCGTGttcagaacccccccccccccccccgcaccgAAACGGATAGCTATTGGCTAAAGGCTCGCAGACATCGCCCACCCGCTCCCCACCCAAAGTACTTCGCTCGGACCGCACCTGGTTATAGTATATTAGTGTCatataaaaagaaaacagaaggaaaCTAAAAGGCTCTTTTAGATGTAAACACGCAATAGCACTGAGAGTTCTAGATTTCGACGAAACCTTTACAAAACGTGCCTATGTTTTATAATGGCGAcccacacaacaacaacaacaacaacaacacaattcTGGAAGGGGGAGAAAGAATGTGTAGGAGACTGTACCGAGTGACCGATTTTCAATTCCCAGCTCATAGCAATTCCAGTACCTTTGAGATACTTGGCTCTTGGAAGCGATATCGATGTTTTCGAAGTGACGCGCAAGGTGAGCGCTGTCAATTTTGCCTGCACAACGGGGCACTGCCACTTCTTAAGGGTCCTTATAGGCATTTTTCGATGTTTAACCAGAGTTTTAGGCACTAAAGCCAGAATAAACATTTCTAGGCACTAGCAAAACGATACAGGAGGCTCCTCAGCACCTAGTTCGTGCACCTGTATCGAAAATAGCACTATTAGACAACAAAAAATAGACATTTGCCTAGGAATCCGAAGAAGACAAATTGtttctttgtaaaaaaaataaaataaaaaggcaGCATACCTTGCGTCTGCAAATGTCAATGCGTCAAATGTCTGCAATTCCAAATGGTTTATAAAACATTTTCCACTTTAAACCATTTATGTACAAAGTGGCTTCATatagaaattgtttcataaaccacttgtaaCTGCAAACATTTTTCAGCTGAGGTTTAACGCGTGGGACATGTTTGCTATCCCATGGCTATCCCCTACGTACATGGTTAAAACTGTCACAAGTTGCTGTTCCAGTGTACAGTTGTCTAATGGTGACCCTGCCGAAATTGGTGGACATTTATGCAACCAAGTATGGCTAACAGACATTGTCAACATGTTTAGATTCATTCTGTCGGCGCTTCACCTTGCAATTTCGGTAGGGTTACCATGGGACTTAACTGTATGCTGGAACAGCAAATTGTGGCAGTCGCGTGTAGGGGATAGAGATGGGATAGCCATGGGATAGCAAACGTGTCCCACTCGTTAAATACCTCACAGTGGCGCATGACATCGACAGATAAATAAAAATGACACAAATTTCTCGACGTATGCATCGATGCCTAAAACACACAAGTTAACTTTAACTGCGACAGACAGTACAAACAACGTCGCAAGACAACAGGCGACGACTGGAAAAGAATAGGACAGAGCAATCAAGATTACATACATACAAAGTATTCAAAGAGAAGTGGACCAGAGCAGCATCCTGCTGTTTCAAGGTCGAACTGAGTCCATGCTAACTCGGAAGAATCAAGACATTTGCAGCGAGTCAAATATAATGTTCATGTTCTTCGACTTCACAGAAAACAAAAGACGCCCATCATACAGGAGCAGACATCACCGGGGCAGACTGGCACACTCAATATTGGATTGGACCACTGAAATCCAAGAGAAATCATGATTTCTGTCAAATGCACAGAGACCAACGCTGAATTCAGATTCAGACTCGGGTCGTTTTTCACGTTTGTTTCACCGGGCCACCACGGTCGGCGCTGCGGTCGGGTGCTGGCCAGCTCTGGCGCGAAGTTTGCCATTATTGAGTTCATTGAGTTGCTGCCGGTTGGGTTTTTCGCGCGCGAATCAGTAGTTGTCCCCTGCAAAATGACATCAGCATTTCAGCGAGGATGACTTTATCTATGGTGTTGGACCCAAGTTGCATGGTAAGAATTGTTCGTGGCTTTCGTTCCCCTATTTAGTTTTGTGCGGAATCGGACATCGCTCTTAAATCTTATTTAGGATAAGAAAAACGTATGCTAAAGAAAGACGCTGTACCGTCATTGAACCTGCCTGTACGTCTCCTCGACAGAAACCATATGGAGATGCCAAGTGAGATAACGCAATGTACTTGATACTTGTAATGATACGCAATCTGTCTCCAGCCCATACTTTTCTTACTTATACGCGCCATACGTAACTATCACACGGGATCAATTTTAGACGTTCTCACACAGGTGCTACTACAGCCCACCACAACGTGGCTGCGAACTCTGGGATCCAAGATATGACAACACGGGACATGGTCAGTAATAGCGCTGCAGCTGATAGGGGTGACGACGAAGGTAAACATGGTCCAGGTAGGAGAGGATGCCTTGTACAATACCTGTATTACTTATGTAATTTCAAAGCTCCGTACTGTTCTCTTTAAGTACTTCTATCTGACTTGGCATACACATTTGGACCGTTTCAGGAGGCGATGCGGCTTCCACAATGGCAGAGCTTGAGACCCTTACCAAGGAGACAGGAATTCAAGTTAACACCGTTCTCCCCGAGAGGTCCCAGCTTTTCAGCATCTCAAGTGTGAAAGACGACGACGCCTTGCTCGCCTTGACCTGTATCCCTGGGTTCAAACTCTTCAATACCGTCTGCAAGCTCTACACGGAGTTGCAGCAAGCAAAAAGCTACGGCATCCCCAACGAAGACGCGATCCTATTAACGTTTCTCAAGTTGTACCACAACGTATCGTTCTCGTTGCTCGGTGTCTTGTTCGGCGTTCAGCGCACGACGGCGCTGAAAATTTTCAAGGAGTCGCTAGCCATCCTATCTGCCATTCTGGGCACGGCAATATTCTGGCCCGAGAAGGAGGAAATCCTGCAGTGCATGCCTAAGCATTTTAAGAATTACGGGAAGACACGAGTCATCTTGGACTGTGTAGAGATTCCGATCCAGAAGCCAAGGGACCTGGAATGTCTGGTACAAACTTACAGCAGACGCAGGGGCGCTTGCACCGCAAAAGTCCTCGTCGGAGAGACCCCAGGTGGGCTGATCTCGTTCGTCAGCTCCGCGTACGGTGGGGGCGTCTCAGATTCTGTTGTCACGAGAGCCAGCAGAGTTCTCGAGAAGTGCGAGCCGTGCAACGACAGCGTAATGGCCGCCGAAGGCCTCCTCATAGATGAGCTCTGCCTTCAACGCGGCGTAGAGCTTATCTGCCCACCTTTTCTGAGAAAGCAGGAACAGCTAGGTCGCGGAGATGCACAGAGAAACGGCAGCGCCGCGTCTGACCGCGTTCGTGTGAAGCACGCGGTACGGCGTATGAAGGCGTTCAAAATTCTGAGACAGAACTTGAGTTTGGAACTGCTTGGCCAAGTTGACGATGTAGTACGGATCATTGCCGGCATCGTTAACCTATCTCCGTCAATTTTCAGTGATGACGAGTTTATCCAACAACCCCAATGTGACACGAGCAATGTCCCTGTCACGCCTGAGTGATCTCTGCTTTG
Coding sequences within it:
- the LOC135376449 gene encoding uncharacterized protein LOC135376449 isoform X1; the protein is MLKKDAVPSLNLPVRLLDRNHMEMPSATTAHHNVAANSGIQDMTTRDMVSNSAAADRGDDEGKHGPGGDAASTMAELETLTKETGIQVNTVLPERSQLFSISSVKDDDALLALTCIPGFKLFNTVCKLYTELQQAKSYGIPNEDAILLTFLKLYHNVSFSLLGVLFGVQRTTALKIFKESLAILSAILGTAIFWPEKEEILQCMPKHFKNYGKTRVILDCVEIPIQKPRDLECLVQTYSRRRGACTAKVLVGETPGGLISFVSSAYGGGVSDSVVTRASRVLEKCEPCNDSVMAAEGLLIDELCLQRGVELICPPFLRKQEQLGRGDAQRNGSAASDRVRVKHAVRRMKAFKILRQNLSLELLGQVDDVVRIIAGIVNLSPSIFSDDEFIQQPQCDTSNVPVTPE
- the LOC135376449 gene encoding uncharacterized protein LOC135376449 isoform X2 translates to MTTRDMVSNSAAADRGDDEGKHGPGGDAASTMAELETLTKETGIQVNTVLPERSQLFSISSVKDDDALLALTCIPGFKLFNTVCKLYTELQQAKSYGIPNEDAILLTFLKLYHNVSFSLLGVLFGVQRTTALKIFKESLAILSAILGTAIFWPEKEEILQCMPKHFKNYGKTRVILDCVEIPIQKPRDLECLVQTYSRRRGACTAKVLVGETPGGLISFVSSAYGGGVSDSVVTRASRVLEKCEPCNDSVMAAEGLLIDELCLQRGVELICPPFLRKQEQLGRGDAQRNGSAASDRVRVKHAVRRMKAFKILRQNLSLELLGQVDDVVRIIAGIVNLSPSIFSDDEFIQQPQCDTSNVPVTPE